Proteins encoded within one genomic window of Acinetobacter sp. WCHA55:
- a CDS encoding solute carrier family 23 protein: MSNWFPKWRPYEGTIDARPVGTSEYLPASQSAILGVQHAFAMFGATVLAPFLMGFDPNLAILMSGICTILFFIMTGGRVPSYLGSSFAFIGVVIAATGYTASGTGALNTNLAMAGGGIIACGVLYTLFGFMVMATGTKWIEKLMPPVVTGAVVMIIGLNLAPVTVKGVAGNAFNMWMALVTVLCMGSIAVFTRGLLQRLLLLIGLLLSYLVYFIVTNVMGYGTAINFAPIQQAAWFGLPTFHAPEFNANAMMIIAPIALILVAENLGHIKAVSAMTGENLDPHIGKAFVADGVATTLAGGVGAPGMTTYGENIGVMAVTRVYSTIIFAIAGVFAIFLGLSPKFGAIIHTIPTAILTGASIVVFGLITIAGAKIWIENKVDFSQNKNLMVAAVTIILGTGDFALQIGSFNLGGIGTATFAALFLNWFFSLGQKD; encoded by the coding sequence ATGTCCAATTGGTTTCCCAAATGGCGCCCGTACGAAGGCACTATCGATGCACGCCCTGTTGGCACAAGTGAATATCTCCCTGCTTCACAAAGTGCAATTTTAGGTGTGCAGCATGCCTTTGCCATGTTTGGAGCAACGGTTCTTGCACCTTTCTTGATGGGCTTCGATCCCAACCTTGCCATTTTAATGTCAGGGATTTGTACCATCTTGTTCTTTATTATGACGGGTGGACGTGTTCCAAGTTATTTAGGTTCAAGTTTTGCCTTTATTGGGGTCGTGATTGCAGCAACGGGCTATACCGCCTCTGGCACAGGAGCACTCAATACAAATTTAGCCATGGCGGGCGGGGGTATTATTGCCTGCGGCGTGCTCTATACATTGTTTGGCTTTATGGTTATGGCAACAGGTACCAAGTGGATTGAAAAACTGATGCCACCTGTAGTGACAGGTGCTGTAGTCATGATCATTGGTCTAAACCTTGCACCAGTGACGGTCAAAGGCGTTGCGGGCAATGCCTTTAATATGTGGATGGCACTGGTTACTGTATTATGTATGGGCTCGATTGCAGTCTTTACCCGTGGCTTATTGCAACGCCTATTATTATTAATTGGTTTGTTACTGTCTTACTTGGTCTATTTCATCGTGACCAATGTCATGGGCTATGGCACAGCCATTAATTTTGCACCCATTCAACAAGCCGCTTGGTTTGGTTTACCAACTTTCCATGCGCCTGAATTTAATGCCAATGCCATGATGATCATTGCACCGATTGCGTTAATTTTGGTGGCAGAAAACCTTGGTCACATTAAAGCTGTAAGTGCGATGACCGGTGAAAACCTTGATCCGCACATTGGTAAAGCATTTGTTGCGGATGGTGTAGCAACGACATTAGCAGGCGGTGTCGGCGCTCCAGGCATGACCACCTATGGTGAAAACATTGGGGTCATGGCGGTCACACGAGTGTATTCGACCATCATTTTTGCCATTGCAGGTGTCTTTGCCATTTTCTTGGGCCTGTCGCCGAAGTTTGGTGCCATCATCCATACCATTCCGACCGCCATTTTAACCGGTGCGTCAATTGTGGTGTTTGGTTTGATTACCATCGCAGGTGCAAAAATCTGGATTGAGAACAAAGTTGATTTTTCACAGAACAAGAACCTGATGGTCGCTGCAGTCACCATCATTTTAGGTACAGGTGATTTTGCCTTACAAATTGGTAGCTTTAACCTAGGTGGTATTGGTACTGCAACCTTTGCAGCATTGTTCTTGAACTGGTTCTTCAGCCTAGGGCAAAAAGATTAA
- a CDS encoding LysR family transcriptional regulator gives MRLDFFDLQLFINILSTGSLTKGAERSAISLQAASERIKKLEQHFEVSLFTRHATGVKATLAGQTFAEHVQHLLQQQQQLQQAMLPFAHSATSNIILWCNSSAQSEYLPHLLPQYLMENPKLHIDLKEAETNDIIQALSTGTAQLGLISGFFDVGQLETQEFAEDPLVLICPSQHSLATAAQLELGELLQHPFVGLMQYHSLQQSIEAQAKRLGCDIHYRLRVPNFAAIAQVVANGVGIAIIPKRAALRLKAQYDFQQIELLGKWANRKLLLAARCFDQLPADYQRFSQFLLSQHDQLMLH, from the coding sequence ATGCGCCTTGATTTTTTTGATCTGCAATTGTTTATCAATATCCTGAGTACAGGCAGTTTGACCAAAGGTGCAGAACGTTCCGCCATTTCGTTACAGGCCGCCAGTGAACGGATTAAAAAATTAGAACAGCATTTTGAAGTCAGTTTATTTACCCGCCATGCAACCGGGGTGAAAGCGACCCTTGCTGGACAAACCTTTGCGGAACATGTGCAGCACTTACTGCAACAACAGCAGCAATTACAACAGGCCATGTTGCCCTTTGCCCACAGTGCAACGAGCAACATTATATTGTGGTGCAACTCGTCGGCGCAGAGTGAGTACTTACCGCATCTATTGCCACAGTATTTAATGGAAAATCCGAAGCTCCATATTGACTTAAAAGAAGCTGAAACCAATGACATCATTCAGGCCCTCAGTACAGGCACTGCACAGTTGGGGCTGATCTCCGGTTTTTTTGATGTGGGACAGCTTGAAACTCAAGAGTTTGCCGAAGACCCTTTGGTATTGATCTGCCCGAGCCAGCATTCACTTGCCACTGCGGCTCAACTGGAACTGGGTGAATTACTGCAACATCCTTTTGTGGGCCTTATGCAATATCACTCCTTACAACAGTCCATAGAAGCGCAAGCCAAACGCTTAGGCTGTGACATCCACTATCGTCTACGGGTCCCGAACTTTGCCGCGATCGCCCAAGTCGTTGCCAATGGCGTAGGCATTGCAATTATTCCAAAACGGGCAGCCCTGCGTTTAAAAGCGCAGTATGACTTTCAGCAGATTGAACTCTTAGGCAAATGGGCCAACCGCAAGTTGCTGTTGGCAGCACGGTGTTTTGATCAACTCCCTGCAGATTACCAACGCTTTAGTCAATTCCTCTTGAGCCAACATGATCAACTCATGCTGCATTAA
- the ilvD gene encoding dihydroxy-acid dehydratase — MPDYRSKTSTHGRNMAGARGLWRATGMKDEDFGKPIIAVVNSFTQFVPGHVHLKDLGQLVARQIEAVGGVAKEFNTIAVDDGIAMGHDGMLYSLPSRDLIADSVEYMVNAHCADAMVCISNCDKITPGMLMASMRLNIPVVFVSGGPMEAGKVKIRGNEHAIDLVDAMIVAADDSFTDEEVAEYERSACPTCGSCSGMFTANSMNCLTEALGLSLPGNGSTLATHANRKKLFEKAGQLIVEITKRHYEQNDYSLLPRSIATKAAFENAMTLDISMGGSTNTVLHLLAAAHEADVDFTMTDIDRLSRQVPVLCKVAPAKQDVHMEDVHRAGGIMSILGELDRAGLLDTSVPTVHEKTLKDALDKWDIIRTEDEEVYQFFRSAPGGVPTQTAFSQDRYYSRLDGDRNNGVIRNAEHAFSQDGGLAVLYGNIALDGCIVKTAGVDDSILKFNGTARVFESQDAAVEAILGGKITAGDVVVIRYEGPRGGPGMQEMLYPTSYLKSKGLGKDCALLTDGRFSGGSSGLSIGHVSPEAAEGGAIGLVEDGDRIEIDIPNRSIHLAVDDATMAARREAQEAKGWQPAEPRPRKVSKALKAYAMHTTSASKGAVREI, encoded by the coding sequence ATGCCTGACTATCGTTCAAAAACATCAACACACGGAAGAAACATGGCGGGTGCGCGTGGCTTATGGCGCGCAACGGGGATGAAAGACGAAGACTTTGGTAAGCCGATTATTGCGGTAGTCAACTCATTCACTCAATTTGTACCGGGTCACGTTCATTTAAAAGACTTAGGTCAACTGGTGGCACGTCAAATTGAAGCTGTAGGTGGTGTGGCGAAAGAATTCAACACCATTGCCGTTGATGATGGGATTGCAATGGGACATGACGGCATGCTGTATTCATTGCCATCACGTGATTTGATTGCCGATTCAGTAGAATACATGGTCAATGCACACTGTGCCGATGCTATGGTCTGTATTTCAAACTGTGACAAAATTACACCAGGCATGTTGATGGCGTCTATGCGTCTGAATATTCCAGTGGTGTTTGTCTCTGGCGGTCCAATGGAAGCGGGTAAAGTGAAAATCCGTGGCAATGAACACGCGATTGACTTGGTCGATGCCATGATTGTGGCAGCAGATGACAGCTTCACCGATGAAGAAGTGGCTGAATACGAACGTTCTGCATGTCCAACTTGCGGTTCATGCTCAGGCATGTTCACCGCGAACTCAATGAACTGTTTAACCGAAGCTTTGGGTCTTTCACTTCCAGGTAATGGCTCAACTTTAGCGACACATGCAAATCGTAAAAAATTATTTGAAAAAGCAGGTCAATTGATCGTTGAGATCACTAAACGCCATTACGAACAAAACGATTACAGCTTATTACCACGTTCAATTGCCACCAAAGCCGCTTTTGAAAATGCCATGACCCTTGATATTTCAATGGGCGGTTCAACCAATACAGTTCTTCACTTGTTGGCGGCAGCGCATGAAGCAGACGTTGACTTTACCATGACTGATATTGATCGTTTATCACGTCAAGTACCTGTACTGTGTAAAGTTGCCCCTGCAAAACAAGATGTGCACATGGAAGATGTTCACCGTGCAGGCGGTATTATGTCAATCTTGGGTGAGTTGGACCGTGCTGGCTTGTTAGATACTTCTGTACCGACTGTACATGAAAAAACCTTAAAAGATGCGTTGGATAAATGGGACATCATCCGCACTGAAGACGAAGAGGTGTATCAGTTCTTCCGTTCAGCACCAGGTGGCGTACCAACACAAACCGCATTTTCACAAGACCGTTACTACTCGCGTTTGGATGGCGACCGTAACAACGGTGTGATTCGTAATGCTGAACATGCGTTCTCTCAAGATGGTGGTTTAGCTGTACTTTACGGCAACATCGCGTTGGATGGTTGTATTGTCAAAACAGCAGGCGTAGATGATTCAATCTTGAAATTCAACGGTACAGCGCGCGTATTTGAAAGCCAAGATGCTGCGGTAGAAGCGATTCTGGGTGGCAAAATCACCGCTGGTGATGTAGTGGTGATTCGTTATGAAGGTCCACGTGGTGGTCCAGGCATGCAAGAAATGTTGTATCCAACCAGCTATTTAAAATCGAAAGGTTTGGGTAAAGATTGTGCTTTACTCACTGATGGTCGTTTCTCTGGTGGGTCATCGGGTCTATCTATTGGTCACGTTTCGCCAGAAGCAGCTGAAGGTGGTGCGATTGGTTTGGTTGAAGATGGTGACCGTATCGAGATTGATATTCCAAACCGTAGCATTCACTTGGCCGTAGATGATGCAACCATGGCAGCGCGCCGTGAAGCACAAGAAGCCAAAGGCTGGCAGCCAGCTGAACCGCGTCCACGTAAAGTGTCTAAAGCATTAAAGGCGTATGCAATGCATACCACCAGTGCATCGAAAGGTGCAGTACGTGAAATTTAA
- a CDS encoding sulfite exporter TauE/SafE family protein has protein sequence MLAFVIFVFAVAGMIKGTIGLGLPAVSMGLLSLVISPFQAATLLIIPSMVTNFWQLFAEGRVLRLVQRFWPLLVGMILGSVWSIFPTLGHGEFQSEALLGGMLAIYGLYGLFAKNMPNLAPYEKYLSPIMGYLGGALTVATGVVVIPVVPYLQSLHLKRDDLVQSLGLAFTVSTLCLAMYLHLNPVEDTPIDYQLSLIALLPALLGMWLGTKIRYRIPEQAFRKVFFVGLVLFGSYMVLHQLGWL, from the coding sequence ATGCTTGCTTTTGTTATTTTTGTTTTTGCTGTCGCAGGTATGATTAAGGGCACCATTGGCCTAGGCTTGCCCGCCGTGTCGATGGGACTTTTATCTTTGGTGATTAGTCCGTTTCAAGCGGCAACTTTGCTGATTATCCCTTCCATGGTCACGAACTTTTGGCAATTGTTTGCAGAAGGGCGTGTACTGCGACTGGTACAACGCTTTTGGCCGTTGCTTGTGGGCATGATCCTTGGTTCAGTTTGGAGTATTTTTCCTACACTTGGACATGGCGAATTTCAAAGTGAAGCGCTGTTGGGCGGGATGCTGGCCATTTATGGTCTATATGGTTTGTTTGCCAAAAACATGCCCAACTTAGCCCCGTATGAAAAATATTTATCACCGATCATGGGCTATTTGGGCGGTGCTTTGACGGTGGCTACAGGAGTGGTGGTGATTCCCGTGGTGCCGTATTTGCAGTCTTTGCATTTAAAGCGGGATGATTTGGTACAATCGCTTGGCCTTGCATTTACCGTTTCAACTTTGTGTCTGGCCATGTATTTACATCTAAATCCTGTTGAAGACACCCCAATTGACTATCAACTGTCGTTGATCGCACTGCTTCCTGCATTGCTTGGAATGTGGTTGGGCACTAAAATTCGCTACCGCATCCCTGAGCAAGCCTTTCGTAAGGTGTTCTTTGTGGGCCTAGTGCTATTTGGCAGTTATATGGTTTTACATCAATTGGGCTGGCTTTAA
- a CDS encoding TonB-dependent siderophore receptor encodes MRFHISSLSLSILAVMTTAAFAQGETQETASSQVLPTLQFEAQDADEKAAYAAKTASAVLRSDAPLFETAQSISVISEKQLEQKQAKTLSEALQGVAGVTAGQYGRRGWDDFIIRGQVSSAQTYVDGLRIQTSDNALRSEDISSLQSIEVVKGPTSTGFGFALPGGLVNLTTKRPESETFSRGSVSYGSNAFVDGTFDINYAPNDSEKGAFRVVGHASDQDDPTDYVYYKNYYIAPSYNFDLGEKDELSVIASYQHRDFIRQQGVPYSNGAYKNYSPSLFFGAPNLSNTVDVLRLGSNYAHYFDNGWTFKQNFAVTTTDADNNPVLAGSNNTLPTIKRTVERQIKDDVNFALDHNLSRHFDWGKTQYDLMIGLDMMHERSDYERRRNSLSSFNANNPVYTAIPKATTTIAHQITDTQYMGVYLRNNFKIDDHWIVGLSGRHDWTQVEVDDLFNDTKSKNSDNAFTGNASLMYQINDMFAPYVSYATSFFPVSDAGADGTLLDPEEGEQYEVGVKFQGLNQRLQGYVAYYDLTRQNVTETDTTGDYSVQIGEQKTKGYETELSAALTDQWNLTATYSYIPTAKITESETSSDIGKRINHVPKNAASLSTQYFFGGDQLGWNIGASANYQGERTAQRGTSYVPLSSYTLYDVSAGYEAKNWGAKFSVKNLFDKEYLVGTTPNAQLVNWGDPRTFRFSLNFKY; translated from the coding sequence ATGCGTTTTCATATTTCTTCTTTGAGCTTATCCATTTTGGCCGTGATGACTACAGCAGCGTTTGCTCAGGGCGAGACACAGGAAACAGCATCATCCCAAGTTTTACCGACTTTGCAATTTGAAGCCCAAGACGCAGATGAAAAAGCGGCATATGCAGCCAAAACGGCCTCAGCCGTGCTACGTTCTGATGCACCGCTGTTTGAAACAGCACAATCAATCAGCGTGATTAGTGAAAAACAACTCGAACAGAAACAAGCAAAAACACTGTCTGAAGCTTTGCAGGGCGTAGCGGGAGTCACTGCAGGACAGTATGGTCGCCGTGGTTGGGATGACTTTATTATTCGTGGGCAGGTTTCCAGTGCACAGACCTATGTCGATGGCTTGCGTATTCAAACTTCTGATAATGCCCTACGTTCAGAAGACATCAGTAGTTTACAGTCAATTGAGGTGGTGAAAGGGCCGACATCGACTGGTTTTGGCTTTGCCTTACCGGGCGGCTTAGTTAACTTAACCACCAAACGTCCTGAATCTGAAACTTTTTCTCGGGGTAGTGTGAGCTATGGCAGTAATGCTTTTGTAGATGGCACATTTGATATCAACTATGCACCAAATGACAGCGAAAAAGGGGCGTTTCGTGTGGTGGGTCATGCCTCTGATCAGGACGATCCAACAGATTATGTTTATTATAAAAATTATTATATTGCGCCCTCTTATAATTTTGATTTAGGCGAAAAAGACGAACTGTCTGTGATTGCCAGCTATCAGCATCGGGATTTTATTCGCCAGCAAGGGGTTCCCTATAGCAATGGCGCTTATAAAAATTATTCACCGAGTTTGTTTTTTGGCGCGCCGAATTTAAGCAATACGGTTGATGTTTTGCGCTTAGGTTCGAACTATGCACATTATTTTGATAATGGCTGGACCTTTAAGCAAAATTTTGCAGTCACTACAACCGATGCAGATAATAATCCTGTATTGGCGGGGAGTAATAATACATTACCGACCATCAAACGGACGGTGGAAAGACAGATTAAAGACGATGTGAATTTTGCACTAGATCATAATCTGTCGCGTCATTTCGATTGGGGCAAAACACAATATGATTTGATGATCGGTTTGGACATGATGCATGAGCGTAGTGATTATGAACGCCGTCGCAATAGTTTGTCATCTTTTAATGCCAATAATCCTGTTTACACTGCGATTCCAAAAGCAACAACAACAATTGCTCATCAAATTACCGATACCCAATATATGGGTGTATATCTACGTAATAATTTTAAAATTGATGATCATTGGATCGTGGGCTTATCAGGTCGTCATGACTGGACTCAAGTAGAGGTCGATGATCTTTTCAATGATACGAAATCAAAAAATTCAGATAATGCCTTTACGGGTAATGCATCTTTGATGTATCAGATTAATGATATGTTTGCCCCTTACGTGAGTTATGCAACCTCTTTCTTTCCTGTGAGTGATGCTGGTGCAGATGGTACGCTGCTGGACCCAGAAGAAGGGGAACAATATGAAGTTGGTGTGAAGTTCCAAGGGCTGAATCAAAGACTGCAAGGTTATGTAGCTTATTATGATTTAACCCGTCAAAACGTAACCGAGACGGATACAACAGGTGATTATTCTGTACAAATTGGCGAGCAAAAGACCAAGGGTTATGAAACAGAGTTATCCGCAGCTTTGACGGATCAATGGAACCTGACCGCAACCTATAGTTATATTCCTACAGCCAAAATTACTGAAAGTGAAACCAGCAGTGATATTGGCAAGCGAATTAACCATGTGCCTAAAAATGCGGCCTCTTTATCAACTCAATATTTCTTTGGTGGTGATCAACTGGGCTGGAATATTGGTGCCAGTGCGAATTATCAAGGCGAGCGTACAGCGCAACGCGGGACTTCTTATGTGCCACTATCGAGTTATACACTCTACGATGTCAGTGCAGGTTATGAAGCGAAAAATTGGGGCGCAAAATTCAGCGTAAAAAACCTGTTTGATAAAGAGTATTTAGTCGGAACCACGCCAAATGCGCAATTGGTGAATTGGGGCGATCCACGTACTTTCCGCTTCAGCCTAAATTTCAAATACTAA
- the ilvD gene encoding dihydroxy-acid dehydratase, giving the protein MSKDNIREHSAPVYEGIENAPARSMMRATGFKDSDFTRPFVGIASTWANVTPCNMHINELAREAEKGVNQAGGKGIIFNTITISDGISNGTEGMKYSLLSREIIADSIEAVVGCQAYDGVIAIGGCDKNMPGCIMGLARLNRPGLFVYGGTIKPGAGHTDMISVFEAVGQHAKGEISAIQVKQIEEVALPGPGSCGGMYTANSMASAIEALGMSLPGSSAQEAVSDDKRIDCQKAGEAVMNLLRLDLKPRDIMTKAAFENSIKVLIALGGSTNGVLHLLAMAHTAGVELSLDDFVRIGQDIPVVADVRPSGKYLMSELIAIGGIQPLMKRMLDAGMLDGSCLTVTGKTLAENLAEVEDYPEGQQIILPFDAPIKKDSHLVVLKGNLSPTGAVAKITGKEGLYFEGPARVFEGEIGAMRGILDGEVQAGEVVVIRGEGPKGGPGMPEMLKPTSAIIGKGLGKSVALITDGRFSGGSHGFVIGHVTPEAYEGGPIGLVQNGDKISINAETREMTWHVSAEEIAARQVAWVKPQPNYRYGALAKFAKLTTGAEKGAVTDLNLDV; this is encoded by the coding sequence ATGAGTAAAGACAATATCCGCGAACATTCAGCCCCTGTTTATGAGGGCATTGAAAATGCGCCTGCACGTTCCATGATGCGTGCAACAGGCTTTAAAGATTCCGACTTTACCCGTCCCTTTGTCGGTATTGCGTCTACGTGGGCCAATGTCACGCCGTGTAATATGCATATTAATGAACTGGCGCGTGAGGCTGAGAAAGGGGTCAATCAAGCTGGCGGCAAAGGCATTATTTTTAATACCATCACCATTTCAGATGGTATTTCTAACGGTACCGAAGGCATGAAGTATTCATTGCTGAGCCGTGAAATTATTGCTGATTCGATAGAAGCTGTGGTGGGGTGTCAAGCCTATGATGGGGTGATTGCCATTGGTGGTTGTGACAAAAATATGCCAGGTTGTATCATGGGCTTAGCCCGTTTAAACCGTCCAGGTTTGTTTGTCTATGGCGGGACAATCAAGCCGGGCGCAGGGCATACTGACATGATTTCAGTCTTTGAAGCTGTGGGTCAGCATGCCAAAGGTGAAATCAGTGCCATTCAAGTCAAACAGATTGAAGAAGTGGCACTGCCGGGGCCAGGTTCATGTGGTGGCATGTACACTGCAAATTCGATGGCTTCTGCGATTGAAGCTTTGGGCATGAGTTTGCCGGGCTCCTCTGCACAAGAAGCGGTTTCTGATGACAAGCGGATTGACTGTCAAAAGGCAGGCGAAGCAGTGATGAATTTGCTACGCTTGGACTTGAAGCCACGCGACATTATGACTAAGGCTGCATTTGAAAACTCGATTAAAGTGCTAATAGCCTTGGGTGGTTCGACCAATGGTGTGCTGCACTTACTGGCAATGGCACATACTGCTGGGGTTGAACTGAGTTTGGATGATTTTGTTCGTATCGGGCAAGATATTCCCGTAGTGGCAGATGTACGCCCATCTGGTAAATATTTGATGTCTGAGCTGATTGCGATTGGGGGAATTCAACCGTTGATGAAACGCATGCTGGATGCTGGCATGCTCGATGGTTCATGTTTAACGGTAACGGGCAAGACCTTGGCAGAAAATTTGGCGGAGGTGGAAGATTACCCTGAAGGCCAGCAGATTATTTTACCATTCGACGCGCCTATTAAAAAAGACTCTCACTTGGTGGTGCTTAAAGGTAACCTATCTCCAACAGGTGCTGTGGCTAAAATCACGGGTAAAGAAGGCCTGTACTTTGAAGGGCCCGCGCGTGTCTTTGAAGGTGAAATCGGTGCGATGCGCGGCATTTTAGACGGCGAAGTTCAAGCGGGTGAAGTGGTGGTGATTCGTGGAGAAGGGCCTAAAGGCGGACCGGGCATGCCAGAAATGCTGAAACCGACCTCAGCGATTATTGGTAAAGGTCTCGGTAAATCTGTGGCCCTGATCACGGATGGTCGTTTCTCTGGCGGCAGTCATGGTTTTGTCATTGGACATGTCACCCCAGAAGCCTATGAAGGTGGGCCAATTGGTTTAGTGCAAAATGGCGATAAAATCTCAATCAATGCAGAAACCCGCGAAATGACGTGGCATGTTTCGGCAGAAGAGATCGCCGCACGTCAAGTGGCTTGGGTGAAACCGCAGCCGAATTATCGTTATGGGGCCTTGGCCAAGTTTGCAAAACTGACCACTGGCGCAGAAAAAGGCGCGGTAACTGATCTAAATTTAGATGTCTAA